The genomic region ATCATATTGTAAAACTGGAATATGATGAAGAATTCAAAAAAGTATATAAAAACGCAGATTTAATCTTAGCTGATGGAATGCCATTAATTTGGATATCTAAGTTAATGGGTACTCCATTAAAAGAAAAGGTATCTGGCTCTGATATTTTTCCTAAAATATGTAAAATGGCAAGTGAAAAAGGATATAAAATTTATTTATTAGGTGCTGCAGAAGGTGTTGCTCAAAAGGCTGCAGAGAACCTAAAGTTAAAATATAATAATCTTAATGTAGTAGGATGTTATTCCCCAAAATATGGATTTGAAAATGATGAAGCTGAAATTAATAAAATAATTAAATTGGTTAATAAAGCAAAACCTGATATTTTAGTTGTTGGTTTAGGTGCACCAAAACAAGAAAAATTTATCTTTAATTATAAGGATAAGTTAAATGTTCCCATATCTTTAGGCCTCGGAGCATCAATTGATTTTGAAGCCGGAAATATAAAGAGGGCACCAAAATGGATGCAAAGATTAGGCTTGGAATGGTTATATAGATTGATTAAAGAACCTAAGAGAATGTATAAGAGATATTTAATAGATGATATTAAAATTATAAAATTGTATTTTAAGTATAGAAGAGGTGTAGATTAGAATTTGAAATTGAATAAAAATATTAATATAAATAATAAATATTCAATAATGATAATATTAATGTTAACTCCTATTATAGACATAATTTATACTGTTAATTATCATATAATTAATTTTAAAGTGCCTATTCATTTAGTATTAAGGATGATTATTTTACTATACATATTATTTAATATAAGGTATATAAATCATATTAAATATTTATTGATTTTAAGTATGATATTGGTATGTGGGTTTATTTATCCAAAGATAATGGGCTATCCATTTAGTTTTATAGATAATTTATCATATTCTATGAAGATAGTTAATATGATAGCTTCGGGGATGTATTTTTTTGAAGTGTTAAAAAATAAAGTGGTTGATGAGGATTATTTTATAAAGTGTATAAATTTATCTACGATTATTATAGGAGCTAGTATTGTTTTTAGTAATATATTTAATATAGGATTAAAAACATATTTAGACAAACCAATTTCTGGATATAAGGGTTTTTTTGTAATTCATAATTCAATAACAGCTGTATTATTGATTGTAATACCTATAAATTTTTTATATTTTCTAAAAAAGAAGAATAAGTATATTTTTATATTACTATTATTAAATATAGTTGCTGTAATGCAAATAGGAACAAAATCTGGAATGATAGGTGCAGCATTTGAAATTATAGTTTCTTTAATGTATTTTATTTTCTATTATGGTGTTCCTTATAATATAAAAAATTTAAATAAAAGAGTTATTAAAATTCTTTTAATTATCCTTATATTATTTTTTATAGCTTCAGTTTCTTTTGTTAATAATTTCATAAATAAACAAAAGGAAAATTTCAAACATACAGGATATAGTAATTTTATTAGCTATATTTTATCGAATAGAGATTTACAAATAAAATATATAAATGAAGAAATAAAAAATAATTTGAATCATAATCCAAAATATTTTTTTGGAATGGGTGTAAAGTATGCTAATAAAGTTGTTAATGAAGGAAAGAAAGAATTTGAAATTATCGAGATGGATTTTGAAGGAATAAAAATATATTCTGGTTATTTAGCTTTCATTGTTATATCAATTTTTTTACTTGATACAATTATTAATATTTTAATATCGATTAAAAAAGGAAAGAAAATAACTAATAAAGTGTTTGTTTTACTTGCAATATTTATGGGATTAGTACATGCTGCTTTTGGTGGACATGTATTATATGAGGGAATAACAGGTACATATTTAGGTGCAGTAATTGGATTAAGCAGATTTTATTCTGATGATGCATCAAAGATAAAAATTTTAAGTAAATTTATAGGATCAAACTAGAAAGGCGAATTTATTATGAATATTTTATTTATTACAAACTTGTTACCCTATCCATTAGATAATGGAGGCAAAATAAAAACATATAATGTAATAAAATCATTAGCTAAAGAAAATTCTGTAGATATGATTTGTTTTTTCGAAGAAGATAATGATTTGAATAATATAGGAGAATTAAATAAATTAATTAATAAAATATACACATTTCCTAAAAAATTGACTACAAGAAAAAATAAAAGGGAAATGTTTATTAAAGCTGTCCTAAGTATTTTTTCTAAATATCCATATAGTGTATATAAATATAAAGAAAAGGATGTTAAAAGTAAGTTAGATGAAATTTCTGATAATTATGAATGTATATATATAGATCATTTACAATTAGCTGTATATTTAGATGATATAAAAGATTTTTCAGGTAAATTAATATTAGATGAACATAATTGCGAAAGTATTATTATAAAAAGATACTATGAAAAAGAAAAAAATATAATTAAAAAATTATTTTTACTTCTAGAATTAATCAAATTGAAAAAATTTGAGGCCAAAGTAATTAATAAAGTTGATAGAATATTAGCATTATCAGAAGAGGATAAAACTCAAATGATAAAATTATCAAAAGCTGATGAAGAAAAATTCACAGTAATTCCAATTCTAGTTGAAAATAATTTTGAAAAAAATATAGATATAGTTAATTTACAAAATAAAATAAAAGTTATGTTTTTAGGTACATTGACTTGGTATCCTAATATACAAGGAATAAAATGGTTTTTAGAGAATGTATTTAATAAAGTAAAAGATGATATTGAATTATATATAGTTGGAAAGGATCCAGATACTGAATTACTAGAGCTTTGTAAGAATCTTAATAATGTAACTATAACTGGCTATGTAGAAGATGTTAATCAATATTATGAAATTTGTGATGTTATGATTGTTCCTATTTTTATTGGAAGTGGTTTAAGAGTAAAGATATTAGAAGCATTAGGAAAAGGAATTCCTGTTATTTCAACTGAAATTGGATGTGAGGGTATAGAGGTTAAAGATTATGAGAATATATTAATAGCTAATGATGCAGATGAGTTTGTAAAAAAGTTAAAAGAAATAACTAATAAAGATTTATATAGAAAGATTTCTAAAAATGGACAATTACTATATAAAGACAATTATTCTTTTGAGGCTATTAGTAATAAAATAAATAGAAGTATTAGTTTTGAAGGAGATTTTACTAATGAGTAAAGTAGCAATAATATTAGTAAATTACAATGGCAAAGAATATATTAAGGAATGCATAGAGAGTATTCAAGCTATTGATTATAAAAATTATAAAATTATTGTAGTAGATAATAATTCGACAGATGATTCCTTAGTTTATTTGAAAAGTTTA from Clostridium isatidis harbors:
- a CDS encoding WecB/TagA/CpsF family glycosyltransferase — encoded protein: MGRIKLLNIVVDNVSMEEALEAIDEIILKKDKSYVVTPNVDHIVKLEYDEEFKKVYKNADLILADGMPLIWISKLMGTPLKEKVSGSDIFPKICKMASEKGYKIYLLGAAEGVAQKAAENLKLKYNNLNVVGCYSPKYGFENDEAEINKIIKLVNKAKPDILVVGLGAPKQEKFIFNYKDKLNVPISLGLGASIDFEAGNIKRAPKWMQRLGLEWLYRLIKEPKRMYKRYLIDDIKIIKLYFKYRRGVD
- a CDS encoding O-antigen ligase family protein codes for the protein MNKNININNKYSIMIILMLTPIIDIIYTVNYHIINFKVPIHLVLRMIILLYILFNIRYINHIKYLLILSMILVCGFIYPKIMGYPFSFIDNLSYSMKIVNMIASGMYFFEVLKNKVVDEDYFIKCINLSTIIIGASIVFSNIFNIGLKTYLDKPISGYKGFFVIHNSITAVLLIVIPINFLYFLKKKNKYIFILLLLNIVAVMQIGTKSGMIGAAFEIIVSLMYFIFYYGVPYNIKNLNKRVIKILLIILILFFIASVSFVNNFINKQKENFKHTGYSNFISYILSNRDLQIKYINEEIKNNLNHNPKYFFGMGVKYANKVVNEGKKEFEIIEMDFEGIKIYSGYLAFIVISIFLLDTIINILISIKKGKKITNKVFVLLAIFMGLVHAAFGGHVLYEGITGTYLGAVIGLSRFYSDDASKIKILSKFIGSN
- a CDS encoding glycosyltransferase, which encodes MNILFITNLLPYPLDNGGKIKTYNVIKSLAKENSVDMICFFEEDNDLNNIGELNKLINKIYTFPKKLTTRKNKREMFIKAVLSIFSKYPYSVYKYKEKDVKSKLDEISDNYECIYIDHLQLAVYLDDIKDFSGKLILDEHNCESIIIKRYYEKEKNIIKKLFLLLELIKLKKFEAKVINKVDRILALSEEDKTQMIKLSKADEEKFTVIPILVENNFEKNIDIVNLQNKIKVMFLGTLTWYPNIQGIKWFLENVFNKVKDDIELYIVGKDPDTELLELCKNLNNVTITGYVEDVNQYYEICDVMIVPIFIGSGLRVKILEALGKGIPVISTEIGCEGIEVKDYENILIANDADEFVKKLKEITNKDLYRKISKNGQLLYKDNYSFEAISNKINRSISFEGDFTNE